TTGCCCCACATCGAAACTCGACCGGCGACAGGGGGTGGCTGTCCGGATTGCGTCGATGAGATCCTGCACGTGCGTCACCACAGTCTATTCGTGCCGCGCGACTTCGACGTCTCGCCCTACTTCGAGGTGATCAAGCCGACCCTGGCGCAGGGTTTCGACTACCATCGATTGAATTGGGCCGAGGAGAAGGCTGCATGAAGCGGAATATGGCCTGGCTGATGTTGCCCTGTGCGCTGGCGGCGCTCGCAGAGCCTCGATGGGTCGGGCGTTTTCCCGCCAGCGGTGGGATTCCCGCGCCCTGGCGGATCGAACGGTTGAACGAGGACATCGCGCCGACCCGTTATCGATTGCGCGACTGGGAGGGTGTGCCGGCCGTCGAGGCGCATGCCGTCAGCAGCATGGCGCTGCTGGCGCGTCCGCTCGAGATCGATCTGAACGAGACGCCGATACTGTGCTGGCGTTGGCGGATCGATGCGCCCTTGAAGAATGCCGACATGACGACCAAGGCGGGCGATGACTATGCCGCCCGCGTCTATCTGAGTTTCGCGGTCCCGCCGGATACGCTGGGCCTGGGCACGCGGATGGCGCTCGGACTGGCGCGCT
This genomic interval from Sulfuricystis multivorans contains the following:
- a CDS encoding DUF3047 domain-containing protein, with amino-acid sequence MKRNMAWLMLPCALAALAEPRWVGRFPASGGIPAPWRIERLNEDIAPTRYRLRDWEGVPAVEAHAVSSMALLARPLEIDLNETPILCWRWRIDAPLKNADMTTKAGDDYAARVYLSFAVPPDTLGLGTRMALGLARSLRGNVVPDAAINYIWDNRQPVGTWQPNAYTDRARMLVLRSGAGQANRWVSERRDVSADFQRAFGHAPAKLTGLALASDTDNTGEQAHAGFADFAFVGRKEPCP